The Phragmites australis chromosome 1, lpPhrAust1.1, whole genome shotgun sequence genomic interval TTCGTCATCCCAATTGTCAGAGCTGGAGTTCAAAAATTATGTGAGGGAAATTGGGAGGGAAAGATTCTCAGATGTGGAGAACAAGTCAAATGCGACTCCTATCAATTACAGTGAGAAGGTTAGCAAATTCCTTACTGCTCTTGCCATCTTAATTTAACAAGAGTGATTTTTCTGATGGTTAATAATAGAAGCTTCTCATGCCTATCATGACTGATTTGCCTGGATGATTATGCAACTATGTGTgtacaaacttttttttttttgtgaacacTTGCAGTATCTCTAGTAAAATATTAGTTATCAAGAAAGAACAATTACACTCAGTGAAAGCATATGTGCATTCAGAGGCGAAAACAGGATTGTCGAACGTGTGCTGGAGGAGGGTCATATAGCATAGCATAGTAGTATGATGCTAAATGTAGTTAGCTTTCTAAGGAAATATACTAGTCTATGTAAGTAAGCATCATTAATTGCCACAAGAACCTGCTCCCCATGCATATGTAATATGTAAGCATCGATCAATACAATGATACTTAATCCTTCACAGGATATGACAGTAATATTCAGAAGGAGAGGCGGTTGTGATCTTGTTCAGAATTTTAGTGATTGGAAAGGAACTGTCACCTCAGCACCAGATGTCATAGGCATGACATTTCTCCCAATTGTCTCTCTTGTCGATGATATACCTGGAAAGAAGCACCTTGCTCGTGCAGTTGATCTATATTTGACATGTAAGACAAGCTTTTGGTTATTTATTTTGTTCATGCAGCACATTTTCCATCTCAAATATACATTTTTAATACCCTGAGCCATTTTCACTGTTGGTTCTACTATATTGAATTATATTTCCAGATCCCCTTTGTAGTTAGGCACCTGTTTGGACAAAAATGTTTTAGTAAGGGTAATGTTTTCATGATCCACACTTCTGCCTCAAAGTCATGAAGTGTAACATGACAACGAATACAGCTGTGAGGTTTTACAAAAATAACATAGTTGAGAAATCTTATCTTATACAAATGATCCCCACTAGCTGCAATTGATGCTTTAAATATGTTTGTATGTTTCTTCTGTTGGAGAGTTTTATATTTGCCTAGCTTGTTTCGTGCTGCAACATAATGTGAAGAAATTACGTgacatctcttcaattatgctgtTTTGATAAGTTCTGTTCTCCAGACAAACCTCCAATTGAAGAGTTGCAGTACTTCTTAGATTTCCAAGTCCCATTTGTTTGGGCTCCAGTACCACCAGGTATTGCTGGTCACCAGAGGAAGGAACCTGTCTGCCCGTCGCTTCAGTTTAGCTTGATGGGCCCAAAGCTCTTCATTAGCACAGAACAGGTAAAGGCTACCCCATAGATCTAAACACATGAGTGTGATCATTCCTTTCTCTAAATATTACACCAGAcagtttaatttaatttctctCACCAAATCTTTTCTTGTATTGGCTGCGTGTGAGGCAAAAATTAAAGTCAAAACATTTTTCTACCGAGCTGAACAACAATATGCTTCTGTAGATCTGGGTCCTGCTGCATATAGAAGAACAACAATAAGTAAATCACACTAGGGTCAACAACTTGCAAGGTGGGTGTATTCAGGTCACATAACATGACTGTTTCTCAAATGGGTCTCTAATCTTGTTCAAGTGATGCACGGCAGGTCAAATATCCCACTGCCATGGCATATCTTGGAACACAATGTGCTTAGTTGATTGCCACCATGGCCAATGCTCcgtatattttcaaaaaaacccCTCTTCATCCCTCAGTATCTCTCTCATGCCTAAACCCCTTCTATCTCTCTCCAGTTCCTCATTCTCTCACTGCTACGATGTGACACactgcctcctccccgacgtaGAAGAGTGTGGCAAGGCAGGCGAGTAGCGTGGTGGAGCCCACCGTGGATGGCGGAGCCAGGAATTATACATagggggtgggggagggggtTGCACCCAAACACGATCAACGTATTGTAGTATACAATGTTAACAAGTATGAGGATCAACTGTAATTACCACCATTCATTACTTACGCATGTATTAAGTACTCGAAGTCATAACATAAAAAGTTACAATTCCATGATACACAAAAGCAAACGGTACatagaaaaaaaacatagaagAACTAACTTTTTTCATGATTAATTGTACTCCGCATGACTTCAGTGCATAAAAGTCATCAATAAGTGTATGATTCAAATAAGAAGCCTCACCGTATCTGCAAGACTCAAACGACCAAAGAAATTGTCACCTCGTCAGGCGTTGCGTAGGGAAGAAAATTTGGAAAGGAAAGAAAGCCCTTACTGGCTCACTCCTAGCCTAGTTTCCTGAGGCGAGGTGTTGGTGTTGTCGCCGACAGCCACCTCGCTGTCATTGCCTAACAAACAGACACCATCTTTGCTGGCTGATGCGTGCGTCTGTGTGGGTGCCAGATGTGGTCTGAGTAGGGACATAGGGTTAGGGTCGGGCGCACGGCGCTGTTGACTAGTAATTTCTTGTAGAAAAGGAAATCAAGAAGGGATGCTTTAGTATTGCAAGTCCGCAACGCAAGCAAAGCTAGACCCATCAAGCCCATGCGGCTGCCCCTTTGTGGCTTTGCCCATCCATCCCCAACAGGCAAGCAAGCAGCAGAGCTGCATTATCCATGTCAAGCACGCTACAAACCAATAGAAGATGCACGGGGGCTAAATTGTTTTTGCCAGCATAGGGGCGCCATGGCCCCTGCTGCCCCCCTGGCTCCGCCACTGCCTGCCGTGGCAACAGGATGGGAGGAGGTTGTCCGTGTGAGGAAAGCAATGTGATGAGGAGTGGGAGATGATGGCAGTGGTGACTGTGTATGTGGCGGTGGGGACAGGGACGGTTAGTCCGAAGAGTTGAGAGGTGGTGGTTTGTGGTAGCCGTCTTTTTTCTGTCTCTTTCTCTTCATTGTTGCTGCAATGGCAGAACAGAGAGCTTGGCTAGGACTTGTCAACACCGccaaaatagagagagaggagagatagGAAAGTTggggaaagaaagagagagggcaGTGTCAAGGGGATGATGTGCACGCTAAGACAGTGCCATGTGTCCTTGGATGTGCCACTGTATGCGATTTTGACCTGCCATGGACTACTTAAATGGGATTATTGACCCATTTGAGCAAACCTAAAAACCTGAAGTTATATGACCTGGATGCACACACCATGCAACTTGTTATACTTATGGTGCATTTTACTCAACCAAAATTTACATTTTGTGGCTCCCTTGCAATTTTCTACATAAAGTATAGTTTAATTTCTCACACTGTAGATAAAGTACAGAGAATTTTTCTCCTAAAAAAATACAGAGAAATTAGGGGAGCACTGCTTTGCTTGGGGGCTTCATTGACAACTCCAAATAAATATTTAAGATGATAAATTGCACAGAGCAATGTAACACGTGCTAACTTTAAATGCCACACATGCAGATCTCTGTTGGACGTAGGCCGGTCATTGGCCTCAGGCTGTGCTTGGAAGGAGCCAAACAGAACCGTCTGTCCATTCATTTGCAGCACCTTGGCTCATTACCGAAAATATTCCTACCTCACTGGGATTCCCATATCACAATCGGACCTCCAAAATGGCAAGGCCCTGAAGAGCAGGATAGCCGATGGTTTGAAACAATCAAGTGGAAGAATTTTGCTCATGTCAGCACCGCGCCCATAGAGTACACTGAAACAAATATTACAGACCTATCTGGTGTTTATATTGTTACGGGAGCACAATTGGGAGTGTGGGATTTTGGTGCAAAGAGTGTTCTCCACCTTAAACTCTTGTTCTCCAAGGTTCCTGGGTGCACAATTAGAAGATCAGTTTGGGATCACAGCCCATCAAGTTCTTCAATTCATAAAACAGATGAatcctcatcatcctcaagTGATAATGCTAAACTCGTGAAGATCGTTGACATGACAGAGACATTGAAGGGTCCGCAAGATGCACCTGGCCATTGGCTGGTCACGGGAGCTAAGTTGGGTGTTGAGAAGGGAAGGATTGTTGTGCGTGCAAAATACTCCCTATTGAATTATTGACCAAAATGTTAAAAGCATTCATTCACTCTACTATGATACCGTTTTTAAAGATAGCATTTGTTCTTTTGTTCCTCGTGTATGGCTCTCCATCCCCATGTAACATGATGTGGATCTATGCTTCTTCTTGTTAATGCGATGAGTAAAGCTTCATGCTGCTTCTTGTTGATGCGATGAGTAAAGTAGTATCAAGATGTTTATGCCCAGTTCAAAAGTATTTGATCTGGCCTCAAGTAATCTCTTCCGCAGTCATCTCATTGTGGTAGTGGAATATGAtgtattttatgaattttgcattggagTTTTGCCCTTTGAAATTCGTCAGCAGAATATAATCTGTGGCGGAGTGCTAACGGTTCAGCGATGTTCATCAAATTCGATGCAAGGTGTGCATCTGGGTGAACTCTTGCACGTTTGGATGGCATGGTTGAAGTTTGGAGCACAGATAATCTGACTAAATGGCCAGCGTATGGTTATTGCAGATGTTTGGCAAAATTCTAAGGTTCAATAGCTGATATGGAATATAGGCCTCTTCAAGTTTGTTCTGCCACTGAAAGCTTTGCTTGATTACTCGACGCGACGGTTGATTTGAACAATCATACTGCCCGTGTGGATCAAGAAATACAACACAATATGCAACATGAATGCTTTCCTGAAATTCTTGTGTCCTTTTAAAGCTTGTGTCAGCAAACTTGGAGGTTACAAACATGTTGCTGTGTTTGTTGTCTTTCTAGAAGTAGCTGTTTTTTGCCTGTCTGTTACATTGAATGTTTCAAGGAGAGGACACAGATAAAAGATCAAAGGCATGGTTACAAGGAGTCACTGTTCTCTTCAAAAGACAAACAAACGAGTCGTTGTACATCAGTACATGTAAATACGAGAATTTCCCTCCttgctgcttctgctgctgctactgatAGCTTCGCTTTATTAATCGAGTTGACTGAGGATCGAGGCATTCATCATTATCTTTTGTACTACGCAAAATGGCTGTTATGCTGAAATTCATGTATCCTTTTGTGATAGTGTCAGCAAACTTGTAGGTCATATTCATGTCATGTTGCATGGCTACAAGGAGCCACTGTTCTCTTCAAGAGAGAAACAAATGAGTCGTTGTACGTGTAAATACGAGAATTGCCCTCCttgctgcttctgctgctgctactgatAGCTTCGCTTTATTAATCGAGTAGACTGAGTCAGGGACGAGGATCAAGGCATTCATCATTATCTTTTGTACTATGCAAAATGGCTGTTATGCTGAAATTCATGTATCCTTTTGTGATAGTGTCAGCAAACTTGTAGGTCATATGCATGTCATTTTGCCGTGTTTCCAATCTTTTTTGAAGTAGCTACTGTATGCTTTTCTGTTACATTGAATGTGTccaaggagagagagaaggttgACGATATCACATGGATGGTTACAATGAGTCGCTGTTCATTTTGAAAGGGAAAACAAGTGATCTCTGTAACTGTGGATACGAGGAGACATGGTCTTCTTGCTACTGCTGCTGCAGATGGTGCTTGATTGCACTGATCACTCGGCAGCTGATGCTTCCAAACGGGAGTCGTTGGCGTCGACATCTTTTCTCTTTGAGACAATTCCCTGTATACaattaaaaattatcaaaattctCGATCCGCCACTACTTAAAATTATCTTTACCCTAATTCTAAAGGCACATAGAGGATAAAAACACTAAATTTTTCTTAATTGACGGCAGTGGTACACAAGGGAAGGAAATATTCAAGTAGTGGCACCTGAGAAATGAGAACCTTTTTTATGGCAAATCGAGGATTTTGAAATATTTCGATGGCATACAAGGAATTATCTCTTTCCGTTTCCCTGCCCATTTGCAAATCCTCTGACATTTTCAAACCTTTTACAGAAAGCTAAGTTGAATTGACTCAGAAGAAAATTTCTTCTGactataatatttattttgtgcACAGTAATGTAGGAACAGAAATATGCAGAGTGCAGGCTGGGAGAATTCTGAAATGAAGATTCTTCCTGCTTCCTTATGAGCTCTCACTTGGTGTTTCCGCAGGGACATTCTTGGCGTCTCCGTGGAATCTGGATTGGTTAGAATGTTAGATTGTGTGTTGTGAAGCAAAATCCAATATATACCAGCGCCGGCCCTTGCAAATGGCAAACAATGCTCCAATGAAATATCACTCTCAGGTACTGTATCTGAGCAATTTATGCTTTGGTTTGATCAGCTTCAGCGATGAACGAGACACTTGGTGTCATTTTCAACATTGTAAAAGTACGTTCATACTGAAGTTGATATGTGACGTGATCACGAATACGGAAACGAAACATTATCCCGTCCTTGAAAAACACATCCGTGAATGTTTCCCCAGGGAGCCTACTATGTACAGGACAGAACATTATTATGTGCACTGAGTTTGCTAAGTTCTAACCCAATATCTGGCAGCTGTGTTTGTACATATCCACAAAGTTGCACTAAAGAATTCGAAGAAGTTCACATCTAATGCCCGTATCTATTAATAATTCATCAAcaataaacaaaataaagagaatatccTAGGAAAGACTTGTTCGTGCAGCATGCTTTATAGGCCTTTGCAGTTGCACCTTCTGTCTACCAGTCTACCTTAGACAGTTCTTGCCTTCTTGGCCAAAACGGTA includes:
- the LOC133920675 gene encoding MACPF domain-containing protein CAD1-like; protein product: MSLAGSALEAALQAVGRGLDAAGDHRLLYCKGAGRLVALDGDHARDLPLGGGGVLLGVPPDVVVEQYPGSPERIRPSSTGAADEPFVFSFQKMAEHFNRKSDLLETVPLGSFNSLFSFTGSWKNDAAATKALAIDGYAVPLFRVKITSSELTLLESVKRAIPYSWDPSALASFIENYGTHIIISVTIGGKDEVYIKQHSSSQLSELEFKNYVREIGRERFSDVENKSNATPINYSEKDMTVIFRRRGGCDLVQNFSDWKGTVTSAPDVIGMTFLPIVSLVDDIPGKKHLARAVDLYLTYKPPIEELQYFLDFQVPFVWAPVPPGIAGHQRKEPVCPSLQFSLMGPKLFISTEQISVGRRPVIGLRLCLEGAKQNRLSIHLQHLGSLPKIFLPHWDSHITIGPPKWQGPEEQDSRWFETIKWKNFAHVSTAPIEYTETNITDLSGVYIVTGAQLGVWDFGAKSVLHLKLLFSKVPGCTIRRSVWDHSPSSSSIHKTDESSSSSSDNAKLVKIVDMTETLKGPQDAPGHWLVTGAKLGVEKGRIVVRAKYSLLNY